A stretch of the Litorilinea aerophila genome encodes the following:
- a CDS encoding tagaturonate epimerase family protein translates to MTELLPWLDQVELAPPLAEEAAAAVAGALGELAQGQVYPRSLAAAHGGLFFLMRRGLDKFLGCLSADAGLGQRFTGQHSQVQVDGRTLQLTVAPTTGANAAALRTLLPYLVARPLGLRKSAGCGDRLGLATPGHIRALRATFGRDEDAAMAPIFAQQSIRENARTGRTPQEVMDDAMWGVFQEGWRAGFGADADHLKTLADVDICAAAGYTFYTVDPGDHVDDEANTAAFPALEARVDALPWDVLDSSPADLAARLADRPIDLGTLKVTLDRETLWRAAAKYGRAVAHTVTMYRHLAGAMGERPFELEMSVDETATVTSLAEHVYIAAELQRLGVRCVSLAPRYVGTFEKGVDYIGDLDAFEQSIAQHMAVSRTFGPYKLSLHSGSDKFSIYPIASRVAGDLVHLKTAGTSYLEALRAIAAMAPDLFRQIVAFARERYPTDRASYHVSAELEKMPDIAGWPDDRLPELLNDFHAREILHVTFGSVLNHPPFREPFFTALRTHEETYSEMLERHFCRHFAPFAG, encoded by the coding sequence ATGACCGAGCTCCTTCCCTGGTTGGACCAGGTGGAACTGGCGCCGCCCCTGGCCGAAGAGGCAGCCGCTGCTGTGGCGGGCGCCCTGGGGGAGCTGGCTCAAGGCCAGGTCTACCCCCGTTCCCTGGCCGCTGCCCATGGCGGTCTCTTTTTTCTGATGCGCCGGGGCCTGGACAAATTCCTGGGCTGCCTCAGCGCCGATGCCGGCCTGGGGCAACGCTTCACCGGACAGCACAGCCAGGTGCAGGTGGATGGGCGCACCCTCCAGCTCACCGTAGCGCCGACCACCGGGGCCAATGCCGCGGCCCTGCGGACCCTGCTGCCCTACCTGGTGGCCCGCCCTCTGGGGCTGCGTAAGTCCGCCGGCTGCGGTGACCGCCTGGGCCTGGCCACCCCCGGCCACATACGCGCCCTGCGGGCTACCTTCGGCCGGGATGAAGACGCCGCCATGGCGCCCATCTTCGCCCAGCAGTCCATCCGGGAAAATGCCCGCACCGGGCGCACCCCCCAGGAGGTCATGGACGACGCCATGTGGGGCGTCTTCCAGGAAGGGTGGCGCGCTGGCTTCGGCGCCGACGCCGATCACCTCAAGACCCTGGCGGACGTGGACATCTGCGCCGCGGCCGGCTATACCTTCTACACGGTGGATCCGGGCGATCATGTGGACGATGAAGCCAACACCGCGGCCTTCCCCGCGCTGGAGGCCAGGGTGGATGCCTTGCCCTGGGACGTGCTGGACAGCTCGCCGGCCGACCTGGCCGCGCGGCTGGCCGACCGCCCCATCGACCTGGGCACCCTGAAGGTGACCCTGGATCGGGAGACCCTGTGGCGCGCGGCGGCCAAGTATGGCCGGGCCGTAGCCCACACGGTGACCATGTACCGCCACCTGGCCGGGGCCATGGGCGAGCGCCCCTTCGAGTTGGAGATGAGTGTGGACGAGACCGCCACGGTCACTTCCCTGGCCGAACACGTCTACATCGCCGCCGAGCTCCAACGTCTGGGCGTGCGCTGCGTGAGCCTGGCCCCTCGTTACGTGGGCACCTTCGAAAAAGGGGTGGATTACATCGGCGACCTGGACGCCTTCGAGCAGTCCATCGCCCAGCATATGGCCGTCTCCCGGACCTTTGGCCCCTACAAGTTGAGCCTCCACTCCGGGTCGGACAAGTTCAGCATCTACCCCATCGCCAGCCGGGTGGCCGGCGACCTGGTCCATCTGAAGACCGCGGGGACCAGCTATCTGGAGGCCTTGCGGGCCATCGCGGCCATGGCGCCCGACCTCTTCCGCCAGATCGTGGCCTTTGCCCGGGAGCGCTACCCCACCGACCGGGCTTCCTACCACGTCTCCGCCGAGCTGGAGAAGATGCCCGACATCGCCGGCTGGCCCGATGACCGCCTGCCCGAACTGTTGAACGATTTCCACGCGCGGGAGATCCTGCACGTGACCTTTGGCTCGGTGTTGAACCATCCTCCCTTCCGGGAGCCGTTCTTCACCGCGCTGCGCACCCATGAGGAAACCTACAGCGAAATGCTGGAGCGCCACTTCTGTCGACATTTCGCGCCATTCGCAGGGTAA